In the Syngnathus scovelli strain Florida chromosome 8, RoL_Ssco_1.2, whole genome shotgun sequence genome, one interval contains:
- the hao2 gene encoding 2-Hydroxyacid oxidase 2 isoform X3: MSICNREGGQCAEMAMVCLTDFEEYAKEHLSKATWDYYAAGADECCTRDDNLLAYKRIRLRPRILRDVSVSDTKTTVQGMEISFPVGIAPTAFHCLAWHEGEMATARATEALNTCYITSTYSTCSVEEIVAAAPNGYRWFQLYVYRDRKLSEQIVHRVEALGFKALVLTVDVPYTGKRRNDIRNQFKLPPHLKVKNFDGVFQVNETAGPEEYGIPANTLDPSISWKDIYWLQSITRLPIIIKGILTKEDAELAVEHGVQGIIVSNHGGRQLDGGPASIDALSEIVDTVQGRIEVYLDGGIRTGSDVLKALALGAKCVFIGRPAVWGLAYKGEEGVREVLQILNDEFRLSMALSGCRNVAEINRNLIQFSKL; this comes from the exons ATGAGCATTTGCAACCG AGAGGGGGGTCAGTGTGCCGAGATGGCCATGGTATGCCTGACAGACTTTGAGGAATATGCCAAGGAGCACCTGTCCAAGGCCACGTGGGACTACTATGCCGCCGGAGCCGACGAGTGCTGCACCCGAGACGACAACCTGCTGGCCTACAAGCG GATCCGCCTGAGACCTCGCATCCTACGCGACGTGTCTGTGAGTGACACCAAGACTACAGTGCAGGGTATGGAGATCAGCTTCCCGGTGGGCATCGCCCCAACCGCCTTCCATTGTCTGGCGTGGCATGAGGGTGAGATGGCCACAGCAAGAG CCACCGAGGCGCTAAACACATGTTACATCACCAGCACGTACTCCACTTGCTCGGTGGAGGAGATCGTGGCGGCGGCGCCCAACGGCTACCGCTGGTTCCAGCTCTACGTGTACCGCGACCGCAAGCTGTCGGAGCAGATCGTGCACCGAGTGGAGGCGCTGGGCTTCAAGGCCCTGGTGCTGACCGTCGACGTGCCCTACACGGGCAAGCGGCGCAACGACATCCGCAACCAGTTCAAGCTGCCGCCGCATCTCAAGGTCAAGAACTTTGACGGTGTCTTTCAGGTAAAT GAGACGGCGGGACCGGAGGAGTACGGGATCCCGGCCAACACCTTGGACCCGTCTATTAGCTGGAAGGACATCTACTGGCTGCAGTCCATCACGCGGCTGCCGATCATCATCAAGGGCATCCTGACCAAGGAGGATGCCGAGCTGGCGGTGGAACACGGCGTCCAGGGCATCATCGTGTCTAACCACGGCGGGAGACAGCTGGATGGCGGCCCGGCCTCG ATAGACGCCCTATCTGAGATCGTGGACACGGTGCAGGGCCGCATCGAGGTCTACCTGGACGGCGGCATCCGCACGGGCAGCGATGTGCTGAAAGCGCTGGCCTTGGGCGCCAAGTGCGTGTTCATCGGACGCCCGGCAGTGTGGGGCCTCGCGTACAAG GGGGAGGAAGGAGTGAGGGAGGTGCTGCAGATTCTAAACGACGAGTTCCGCCTGTCGATGGCTCTATCGG GTTGTCGCAATGTGGCGGAAATCAACCGGAACCTCATCCAGTTCTCCAAACTGTGA
- the hao2 gene encoding 2-Hydroxyacid oxidase 2 isoform X2 — protein sequence MIDRNKYIRSFSKLIKEENVNAVVGGRQQNHLQLCPVERTICYGYDPVRRVEVVPKERMSICNREGGQCAEMAMVCLTDFEEYAKEHLSKATWDYYAAGADECCTRDDNLLAYKRIRLRPRILRDVSVSDTKTTVQGMEISFPVGIAPTAFHCLAWHEGEMATARATEALNTCYITSTYSTCSVEEIVAAAPNGYRWFQLYVYRDRKLSEQIVHRVEALGFKALVLTVDVPYTGKRRNDIRNQFKLPPHLKVKNFDGVFQETAGPEEYGIPANTLDPSISWKDIYWLQSITRLPIIIKGILTKEDAELAVEHGVQGIIVSNHGGRQLDGGPASIDALSEIVDTVQGRIEVYLDGGIRTGSDVLKALALGAKCVFIGRPAVWGLAYKGEEGVREVLQILNDEFRLSMALSGCRNVAEINRNLIQFSKL from the exons ATGATTGACAGGAACAAATACATTAGGAGTTTTTCTAAATTAATCAAAGAAGAGAACGTCAATGCCGTTGTCGGCGGAAGACAGCAAAATCATCTGCAGTTGTGCCCGGTCGAGAGGACTATTTGTTACG GTTATGACCCTGTCAGGCGGGTTGAAGTTGTGCCGAAAGAGAGAATGAGCATTTGCAACCG AGAGGGGGGTCAGTGTGCCGAGATGGCCATGGTATGCCTGACAGACTTTGAGGAATATGCCAAGGAGCACCTGTCCAAGGCCACGTGGGACTACTATGCCGCCGGAGCCGACGAGTGCTGCACCCGAGACGACAACCTGCTGGCCTACAAGCG GATCCGCCTGAGACCTCGCATCCTACGCGACGTGTCTGTGAGTGACACCAAGACTACAGTGCAGGGTATGGAGATCAGCTTCCCGGTGGGCATCGCCCCAACCGCCTTCCATTGTCTGGCGTGGCATGAGGGTGAGATGGCCACAGCAAGAG CCACCGAGGCGCTAAACACATGTTACATCACCAGCACGTACTCCACTTGCTCGGTGGAGGAGATCGTGGCGGCGGCGCCCAACGGCTACCGCTGGTTCCAGCTCTACGTGTACCGCGACCGCAAGCTGTCGGAGCAGATCGTGCACCGAGTGGAGGCGCTGGGCTTCAAGGCCCTGGTGCTGACCGTCGACGTGCCCTACACGGGCAAGCGGCGCAACGACATCCGCAACCAGTTCAAGCTGCCGCCGCATCTCAAGGTCAAGAACTTTGACGGTGTCTTTCAG GAGACGGCGGGACCGGAGGAGTACGGGATCCCGGCCAACACCTTGGACCCGTCTATTAGCTGGAAGGACATCTACTGGCTGCAGTCCATCACGCGGCTGCCGATCATCATCAAGGGCATCCTGACCAAGGAGGATGCCGAGCTGGCGGTGGAACACGGCGTCCAGGGCATCATCGTGTCTAACCACGGCGGGAGACAGCTGGATGGCGGCCCGGCCTCG ATAGACGCCCTATCTGAGATCGTGGACACGGTGCAGGGCCGCATCGAGGTCTACCTGGACGGCGGCATCCGCACGGGCAGCGATGTGCTGAAAGCGCTGGCCTTGGGCGCCAAGTGCGTGTTCATCGGACGCCCGGCAGTGTGGGGCCTCGCGTACAAG GGGGAGGAAGGAGTGAGGGAGGTGCTGCAGATTCTAAACGACGAGTTCCGCCTGTCGATGGCTCTATCGG GTTGTCGCAATGTGGCGGAAATCAACCGGAACCTCATCCAGTTCTCCAAACTGTGA
- the hao2 gene encoding 2-Hydroxyacid oxidase 2 isoform X1, producing MIDRNKYIRSFSKLIKEENVNAVVGGRQQNHLQLCPVERTICYGYDPVRRVEVVPKERMSICNREGGQCAEMAMVCLTDFEEYAKEHLSKATWDYYAAGADECCTRDDNLLAYKRIRLRPRILRDVSVSDTKTTVQGMEISFPVGIAPTAFHCLAWHEGEMATARATEALNTCYITSTYSTCSVEEIVAAAPNGYRWFQLYVYRDRKLSEQIVHRVEALGFKALVLTVDVPYTGKRRNDIRNQFKLPPHLKVKNFDGVFQVNETAGPEEYGIPANTLDPSISWKDIYWLQSITRLPIIIKGILTKEDAELAVEHGVQGIIVSNHGGRQLDGGPASIDALSEIVDTVQGRIEVYLDGGIRTGSDVLKALALGAKCVFIGRPAVWGLAYKGEEGVREVLQILNDEFRLSMALSGCRNVAEINRNLIQFSKL from the exons ATGATTGACAGGAACAAATACATTAGGAGTTTTTCTAAATTAATCAAAGAAGAGAACGTCAATGCCGTTGTCGGCGGAAGACAGCAAAATCATCTGCAGTTGTGCCCGGTCGAGAGGACTATTTGTTACG GTTATGACCCTGTCAGGCGGGTTGAAGTTGTGCCGAAAGAGAGAATGAGCATTTGCAACCG AGAGGGGGGTCAGTGTGCCGAGATGGCCATGGTATGCCTGACAGACTTTGAGGAATATGCCAAGGAGCACCTGTCCAAGGCCACGTGGGACTACTATGCCGCCGGAGCCGACGAGTGCTGCACCCGAGACGACAACCTGCTGGCCTACAAGCG GATCCGCCTGAGACCTCGCATCCTACGCGACGTGTCTGTGAGTGACACCAAGACTACAGTGCAGGGTATGGAGATCAGCTTCCCGGTGGGCATCGCCCCAACCGCCTTCCATTGTCTGGCGTGGCATGAGGGTGAGATGGCCACAGCAAGAG CCACCGAGGCGCTAAACACATGTTACATCACCAGCACGTACTCCACTTGCTCGGTGGAGGAGATCGTGGCGGCGGCGCCCAACGGCTACCGCTGGTTCCAGCTCTACGTGTACCGCGACCGCAAGCTGTCGGAGCAGATCGTGCACCGAGTGGAGGCGCTGGGCTTCAAGGCCCTGGTGCTGACCGTCGACGTGCCCTACACGGGCAAGCGGCGCAACGACATCCGCAACCAGTTCAAGCTGCCGCCGCATCTCAAGGTCAAGAACTTTGACGGTGTCTTTCAGGTAAAT GAGACGGCGGGACCGGAGGAGTACGGGATCCCGGCCAACACCTTGGACCCGTCTATTAGCTGGAAGGACATCTACTGGCTGCAGTCCATCACGCGGCTGCCGATCATCATCAAGGGCATCCTGACCAAGGAGGATGCCGAGCTGGCGGTGGAACACGGCGTCCAGGGCATCATCGTGTCTAACCACGGCGGGAGACAGCTGGATGGCGGCCCGGCCTCG ATAGACGCCCTATCTGAGATCGTGGACACGGTGCAGGGCCGCATCGAGGTCTACCTGGACGGCGGCATCCGCACGGGCAGCGATGTGCTGAAAGCGCTGGCCTTGGGCGCCAAGTGCGTGTTCATCGGACGCCCGGCAGTGTGGGGCCTCGCGTACAAG GGGGAGGAAGGAGTGAGGGAGGTGCTGCAGATTCTAAACGACGAGTTCCGCCTGTCGATGGCTCTATCGG GTTGTCGCAATGTGGCGGAAATCAACCGGAACCTCATCCAGTTCTCCAAACTGTGA